A window of Cryptomeria japonica chromosome 3, Sugi_1.0, whole genome shotgun sequence contains these coding sequences:
- the LOC131044733 gene encoding uncharacterized protein LOC131044733, whose protein sequence is MAKGAKKRRATKKQQEKALQDTQPSCPSAKVESCRLEENEEDVFRPKTPVQANEGEDKDRMFDMVGGSASPSSHTEEVVISDGVEYKSGSFDNAGFQEFSASGGDEVGNIESLENVSERNGPAPVPSKSAGLIPPGKLRDWDVLRNIDDITSCGSLELSTKEGDGGNAVSFDQCDGGLMEATKQSELEIGDTNNNIMEHMHNEYETIQDMVIYDCSLSLTDDVTTSQKFMDTSEGFSLIPSGGLESFNSCVEREPAMSDEDGMNWLSEQQNGHGKDIIKHNSELGTFDGNSLKDEIGYKDRGLLEEVNYEKRSIEQSESHDISLCQVGAHTFSESLVSHKFVVSKADDPKPSERIATAAEKIESTTIFDEGYSMSVFQGVLRSSSPRKLECTILGGEEGLELAQGHSEHVKDISLDIHGQDDAVTRKQLKDECWDFYRLTRSTNESIEKLETHESNAYQAHNISLPERLETGASDQGGLETLQEHNGCEKKTNLDNSESRKFEMLHGVDNYKSDDVAASQTLQNAIKVNSFPCNSCTGFCMISSQALFDTKNPEQMGSTIAVELDDPQLLHAECKDEQDLCLVSSEHVCVEVNNQPKDANVRNDNTQGAAINMLKEEFPVFEDFVVSLPAAEIEPSVDTSHPLVPADLDSNNSSGGVLLDNEVTLKGKSNDDNGSSFRDTSEEHAQKTEFLKLNGEEKDIHLEKAFPGELDGEAEETDMFLQSKEKLGRKLGFCGVLEFLLCWRD, encoded by the exons ATGGCCAAGGGTGCAAAGAAACGGAGAGCTACAAAGAAGCAGCAGGAGAAGGCTCTGCAAGATACTCAGCCGTCATGCCCCTCAG CAAAAGTTGAATCTTGTCGATTAGAAGAGAACGAGGAAGATGTTTTTCGTCCCAAAACACCTGTTCAAGCAAATGAAGGGGAAGATAAAGATAGGATGTTTGATATGGTGGGTGGATCTGCATCTCCTTCTTCTCATACAGAGGAAGTTGTCATTTCTGATGGGGTTGAATATAAAAGTGGGTCGTTTGATAACGCTGGATTCCAAGAGTTTTCTGCATCTGGGGGAGATGAGGTTGGGAATATAGAAAGTTTAGAGAATGTATCAGAGAGGAATGGACCAGCCCCTGTTCCATCGAAGAGTGCTGGATTAATTCCTCCTGGAAAATTGAGGGATTGGGATGTTTTAAGAAACATCGATGATATAACAAGCTGTGGAAGCCTTGAATTATCAACCAAGGAAGGCGATGGGGGGAATGCTGTTTCTTTTGACCAGTGTGATGGAGGTCTTATGGAAGCAACCAAACAATCCGAGCTTGAAATCGGAGATACTAATAACAATATTATGGAGCACATGCACAATGAGTATGAAACCATACAAGACATGGTGATTTATGATTGTTCTTTATCCCTAACAGATGATGTTACTACTTCCCAGAAATTCATGGATACTAGTGAAGGATTTTCCTTGATTCCATCTGGAGGATTAGAGAGTTTCAACAGTTGTGTGGAGAGAGAGCCTGCTATGTCAGATGAGGATGGAATGAATTGGCTTTCTGAGCAACAAAATGGACATGGCAAGGATATCATAAAACACAATTCTGAATTAGGAACATTTGATGGGAATTCCTTAAAAGATGAAATTGGGTACAAGGATCGAGGACTATTGGAAGAGGTGAACTATGAGAAGAGATCAATAGAACAGTCAGAGTCTCATGACATTTCTCTTTGCCAAGTTGGCGCTCATACATTTTCGGAAAGCTTGGTATCCCACAAATTTGTTGTTTCTAAGGCAGATGATCCTAAACCTTCAGAAAGGATAGCAACAGCAGCAGAGAAGATTGAATCAACCACTATTTTTGACGAGGGTTATTCTATGAGCGTATTTCAAGGGGTGCTTCGGTCTAGTAGCCCAAGGAAGCTAGAGTGTACTATTCTTGGTGGGGAAGAAGGGCTAGAACTTGCACAAGGACATAGTGAACATGTGAAAGATATCAGCTTGGACATTCATGGACAAGATGATGCTGTAACAAGGAAACaattgaaagatgaatgttgggaTTTTTATAGGCTTACTCGGTCCACCAATGAATCCATAGAAAAGTTAGAAACCCATGAATCTAATGCTTATCAAGCACATAATATTTCACTTCCTGAAAGGTTAGAAACTGGGGCAAGTGATCAAGGAGGTCTCGAAACACTCCAGGAGCACAATGGATGTGAAAAGAAAACCAATTTAGACAACTCTGAATCTAGAAAATTTGAAATGTTGCATGGTGTGGACAATTACAAGTCTGATGATGTTGCCGCTTCACAAACATTGCAAAATGCAATAAAGGTCAATTCATTCCCCTGTAACTCTTGCACGGGATTTTGCATGATTTCATCTCAAGCATTGTTTGATACAAAGAATCCTGAACAAATGGGATCTACTATTGCAGTTGAGCTGGATGATCCTCAACTCCTTCATGCTGAATGTAAAGATGAACAGGATTTATGTTTGGTGAGTTCTGAGCACGTTTGTGTTGAAGTAAACAACCAACCAAAAGATGCAAATGTGAGGAATGACAATACTCAGGGGGCAGCTATAAATATGCTAAAAGAAGAATTTCCCGTCTTTGAAGACTTCGTTGTGTCACTTCCTGCTGCTGAAATTGAACCTAGTGTTGATACATCTCATCCTCTTGTTCCTGCTGATTTGGATTCTAATAATTCTTCCGGTGGCGTATTACTAGACAATGAGGTGACACTAAAAGGTAAATCTAATGATGACAATGGCAGTAGCTTTAGAGACACCAGCGAAGAGCATGCCCAAAAGACAGAATTTTTGAAGCTAAATGGGGAAGAAAAGGACATCCATTTAGAAAAAGCTTTTCCTGGGGAGCTGGATGGAGAAGCTGAG GAAACTGATATGTTTCTTCAAAGCAAAGAGAAACTTGGAAGGAAGCTGGGTTTTTGTGGCGTGCTAGAGTTTTTGCTCTGTTGGAGGGATTGA